In the Catenovulum adriaticum genome, ATTTATTTAACCACGGAGATGCTATGAGACATCAATATAAAGTGTTAACAGTAGGGGTAATGTTAGCATTATCTTCACCTGTTTATGCCGACATCAATTTTAATGGTTTTGCCCGCATAGCTGCTGGCAGCACATTAGAAAGTGGAGAAACGTTATTAGGATATGAAGATAGTTTAGATTTTAAAAACGAGAGTTTGTTTGCGCTGCAAGCTTCTGCTGATTTAGATGAAGGACTTTCTGCAACTGCACAATTAATGTCGAGAGGTCGTGACGATTTTAATTTAGAAGTTGAATGGGCTTATTTGTCATATGAGTTGACAGATAACACCCGAATTAATGCGGGTCATCTACGTTTACCGTTTTTCCGTTATTCCGATTTTTTAGACGTAGGTTATGCTTATACTTGGATTCGTCCCCCTCAGGCCGTTTATGACTTACCTTATAGCTCCTATGACGGTTTAAGCTTATTACATTCAACTCGTGTAGGCCAGTTTGATGTTGAAGTTCAAGCGACGCTCGGGACTGCTAGTGAAGATATTGTGGTCAATGGGGCTGATGCTCAAACTGAATTAGATGACTTATACGGACTTAATGTTGCTGCAACTTATGACTGGCTTTATTTGCGGGCGGTTTATATGAAGTCCAGTGTGACTTTTAATTTTGCAGATAATCCTGATTATTTATTATTAACTGATGCGTTGACTGCAACAGGCAATAGCGCAGCTTTAGCTCAAGTGATGGCTGATTCTGATACTGGTTCATTTGCAGGTTTAGGCTTTGGTATTGATAAAAATGACTGGATATTCCAGGGGGAAATCACCCAAACTAAAGTAGATGATTCATTTATTGCTGACAGATACCGTAGTTATATTTCATTAGCGCACCGTTTAGATGTAGTAACACCTTACTTTAGTTATCAAAAAATTGATGATAAAGCAAACCCAGTAGGTTATAACTTAGCGTTAGACAGTGGTGTGGTACCGGCTCCGGTATTAGCTGGATTAAAATCGTTTTTGCAAGGCCAAGAGCAAGGTGAAGAAGGTGAGTACTATTCGCTAGGGGTTAAATATGACTTTAACCCATCGGCCACGTTTAAAGCTGATTTAACCATTTGGGATGGTGAGTATACAAGAGATGCTCAAGTTATTTCATTTGCAGTTGATATGGTTTTTTAGGGGAAAGTGAATAATGAATAAATTAATCCAGACAAGTTTCATCGCCGCCACCATATTTGCAAGCCAGTGTTTTGCTGAAATAGCTGTGGTGGTTCATCCGTCTAATTCTGCAAATATTTCAGCAGAGGATATTGAGCGTATCTTTTTAGGCAAAAAGAAAGCTTTTTCGTCAGGTGATACTGCGGTGCCTATTAATCTAAATGAAGGTGATGCGACACGTGCCAGCTTTAATGAAAAAGCACTTAACAAAAATAGTAGTCAACTAAAAGCTTATTGGTCTAAACTGGTATTTACTGGTAAAGGTACACCACCTAAGGAAGTAAATTCTTCGGCTGAGGTGCTTAAATTGGTGTCAAGTAACCCTAATATGATTGGTTATATTGACGCCAGTATTGTTGATGGCTCGGTTAAAGTGATAAGTAAGTTGAATTAAATTTTATTAAGTGTATTTGTTGAAACAAAAGCACAAATATAGATTTGATAAAAACCGCTGTAATGGCGGTTTTTTTATCGCTATAACTAAAGCTGTGATATACTCCGCCGCCTTGATATAGCTATACTTTGAATGCTGGTAACTAAGTTATCGTTAGTTCCTGTAGAATGTTTTGTGGAGATTCATACATGATCCCTGTTGTCGCACTGGTTGGCCGACCTAATGTTGGTAAATCAACTTTATTTAATCGTTTCACCCGAACCCGTGATGCACTTGTCGCTAATTTTCCAGGTTTAACTCGTGATCGTCAATACGGTTCAGCTGAATACGGTGAATATCAATTTATCGTGATTGATACCGGAGGTATCACAGGTGACGAGCAAGGTATAGACAGCAAAATGGCTGAGCAATCTTTACAAGCAATTGAAGAAGCTGATGTCGTTATGTTTATTGTAGATGCCAGAGAGGGTGTGACAGCTGCTGATCAGATGTTAGCAGAGCATTTAAGACGAAACAGTAAGCCAGCTTATGTAGTTGCAAACAAAACAGATGGCATTGATGCCGATTCAGCAATTGCCGAGTTTTATAGTTTAGCGCTTGGTCCAGTTTATAAAATTGCTGCGGCTCATGGTCGTGGTATTAACGGCTTACTGCAAGAAACTTTGTCTCCGCTGGTTGAAGAATTTCCTGAAATGCGAATTGCTCAAGAAGAAGACGAGTCAGACGAAAATGTGGCTACAGATTCAACGCTAGAAGAAAATGACGAAGAAATTCAACTGGATCCCAAAGCGATTAAATTGGCAATTGTAGGACGGCCTAACGTAGGCAAGTCGACTTTAACCAACCGAATTTTGGGTGAAGATAGAGTTATTGTTTATGATATGCCCGGCACCACCAGAGATAGTATATACATTCCAATGCAAAGGGATGATCAACCATACGTACTGATTGATACAGCAGGCGTGAGAAGACGACGAAAAATAAATGAAACGGTTGAAAAATTTTCTGTTATAAAGACGTTAAAAGCGATAGAAGACGCAAATGTTGTGTTAATCGTGATAGATGCTCGAGAAGGGATTAGCGACCAAGATTTAAGCTTGCTAGGCTTTACCTTGAATGCAGGCCGTTCAGTGGTTTTAGCGGTAAATAAATGGGATGGATTAGATACCTACGTAAAAGATCGCATAAAATCTGAAATCGATAGACGGCTCGGCTTTATTGATTTTGCTCGTCTTCATTTTATTTCAGCATTGCACGGTACAGGTGTTGGTCATTTGTTTGAGTCAGTGACTGAAGCTTATGAGTCGGCAACACGCAAAGTAACCACTTCACTGTTAACCCGAATTTTAGACTCTGCAAAATATGAACATCAACCACCGCTTGTTCGTGGTCGTCGGGTTAAATTAAAATACGCGCATGCTGGCGGCCATAACCCACCTATTATCGTCATCCATGGTAATCAAGTAAATGATTTGCCTGACTCATATAAGCGCTATTTAATGAATTATTTTAGAAAATCATTAGATATGATGGGCACGCCAATTCGAATTGAGTTTAAAGAAAGCAGTAACCCATATTCAACAAAAGATAATCATAAATTAACCCTTACTCAACAGCGAAACCGTCGACGTATGCAAAGGTTTAGCATAGGAAAAAAATAATCTGCTTTAAGTCATCATAATTTCAACTTTTTGTTATTATGATGACTCCCATTGGCCATTAATATGACATTTATATTACACTTTACTACTTGAATATCTTGGCTTCTTAATTAATTTTGCTTATATTCAATAACTAAGCAAATTGCATCTGCTATGCTAATGACACAAATATTGCAATTTTGACTTAATTATTGCTTCGCTTTCATAAAAGTGTCAAAAACCTAATCCATAATCAGTATGGACGAATGATTATATAGAGACAAAATTTATGTCACGCAGAATTTTAGTTGTAGAAGATGAAATGCCAATCCGAGACATGCTTGTTTTCGCATTGGAGCAAAAAGGTTATTACACCTTAGAAGCTGAAACTTACAATGAAGCATTAGAAAAAATTGTAGAGCCTTATCCGGATCTAATTTTATTAGATTGGATGTTGCCCGGTGGAAGTGGTATTCAATTAGCTAAACAGCTCAAACAACACGAATTTACCCGTCAAATACCTATCATAATGTTAACAGCGCGTGGAGAAGAAGAAGATAAAATTAGAGGCCTAGAAGTAGGGGCTGATGATTATATGACGAAACCTTTTTCACCTAAAGAACTATTAGCTCGAATTAAAGCTGTTATGCGTCGTGCTGCACCAACGAGTGTTGAAGATTTAATCCAAGTGCAAGGTCTAAAACTGGATCCTGTGTCTCATCGAGTCAGTGCCAATGAAGATGGGCTGGATATGGGGCCAACCGAATTTAAATTATTGCACTTTTTTATGTCACATCCAGAGCGTGTTTACAGCCGAGAACAACTACTAGACCATGTGTGGGGAACAAACGTATACGTTGAAGACAGAACGGTTGATGTTCATATTCGTCGATTACGTAAAGCTATTTCAATGCATGGGCATGATCAGCTCATTCAGACGGTGCGTGGTGCTGGTTATCGGTTTTCTGCAAAAATCTAATGAAGCAACCAACTCAATATTTTAATGCATTAAGTCGGTTTGTTATTTTAACCAGCTGCGCTTTATTTATTGGATGGCTGCTTGACCAAATACTATTGGTCTTTGTCATTTTGATGGGCGGTTTATTTGCTTGGTATAGCTATAATTTAATTCGTTTAAATGAATGGTTGTGGAGTAAAAAAAATCTGTATCCACCATCAAGTAGTGGTATTTGGTCAGAAGCCTTTGATGGTATTTATCGCCTTCAGCGAAAAAATCGTTCTAGGCGAAAAGAACTTGGTCAGGTATTAAAACGGTTTAGAGATGGTGCTGAAGCATTGCCCGATGCTGCAGTTGTTGTTCAAGGAAATGGACAAATACTTTGGTGTAATAAGCTAGCCCACCATGTATTTGGACTCAGATGGCCAGAGGATAATGGTTTACTGATCACTAACTTATTACGCCATCCAAATTTTATCGAGCAATTCAACCAGCAAAAACTGAAACAAGATGTAGACGAAGCCGTATTAATGCCGTCGCCTATTGATAGAGATAGCACAATTGAAATTAGAATGGTGCCTTATGCGTTAGGTCAGTTGCTTATTTTAGGGCGAGACGTGACGCAAATGCAGCGTGTAAATCAAATGCGCAAAGATTTTATCGCCAACGTTTCACACGAGTTACGTACACCTTTGACAGTACTGCAAGGCTACTTGGAAATGATGCAAGACCCAGATATGGGCGGCACTTTACCCAATAGCAAAGCAGTCGGCATGATGTCAGACCAATGTGAGCGTATGTTTAACCTAGTAAATCAGCTGCTAGTTTTATCAAAGATAGAAGTTAATCGAGATAATATTTTTGAGTACCAAGTTGATGTTCCAGCCATGATGTTGGTATTAGAACGAGAAGCTGAACAGCTTAATTTTGACCGTCACCATAAAATTAGTTTTGATATCGATCAAAATTTATTACTGTATGGCATTGAAGATGAATTAAGAAGTGCGTTTACTAACCTTGTTAAAAATGCAATTCGATATACGCAAAATGAAGGCGAAGTTTTGGTGAGTTGGCGTGAACATAACCAGCAAGCTTGCTTTAAAGTGACAGATAACGGTGATGGGATAGAAGAACTCCACTTAAACCGTTTAACTGAGCGTTTTTATCGAGTCGACAAAGCCCG is a window encoding:
- a CDS encoding phosphate ABC transporter substrate-binding protein, which encodes MNKLIQTSFIAATIFASQCFAEIAVVVHPSNSANISAEDIERIFLGKKKAFSSGDTAVPINLNEGDATRASFNEKALNKNSSQLKAYWSKLVFTGKGTPPKEVNSSAEVLKLVSSNPNMIGYIDASIVDGSVKVISKLN
- the der gene encoding ribosome biogenesis GTPase Der gives rise to the protein MIPVVALVGRPNVGKSTLFNRFTRTRDALVANFPGLTRDRQYGSAEYGEYQFIVIDTGGITGDEQGIDSKMAEQSLQAIEEADVVMFIVDAREGVTAADQMLAEHLRRNSKPAYVVANKTDGIDADSAIAEFYSLALGPVYKIAAAHGRGINGLLQETLSPLVEEFPEMRIAQEEDESDENVATDSTLEENDEEIQLDPKAIKLAIVGRPNVGKSTLTNRILGEDRVIVYDMPGTTRDSIYIPMQRDDQPYVLIDTAGVRRRRKINETVEKFSVIKTLKAIEDANVVLIVIDAREGISDQDLSLLGFTLNAGRSVVLAVNKWDGLDTYVKDRIKSEIDRRLGFIDFARLHFISALHGTGVGHLFESVTEAYESATRKVTTSLLTRILDSAKYEHQPPLVRGRRVKLKYAHAGGHNPPIIVIHGNQVNDLPDSYKRYLMNYFRKSLDMMGTPIRIEFKESSNPYSTKDNHKLTLTQQRNRRRMQRFSIGKK
- the phoB gene encoding phosphate regulon transcriptional regulator PhoB — translated: MSRRILVVEDEMPIRDMLVFALEQKGYYTLEAETYNEALEKIVEPYPDLILLDWMLPGGSGIQLAKQLKQHEFTRQIPIIMLTARGEEEDKIRGLEVGADDYMTKPFSPKELLARIKAVMRRAAPTSVEDLIQVQGLKLDPVSHRVSANEDGLDMGPTEFKLLHFFMSHPERVYSREQLLDHVWGTNVYVEDRTVDVHIRRLRKAISMHGHDQLIQTVRGAGYRFSAKI
- the phoR gene encoding phosphate regulon sensor histidine kinase PhoR, translated to MKQPTQYFNALSRFVILTSCALFIGWLLDQILLVFVILMGGLFAWYSYNLIRLNEWLWSKKNLYPPSSSGIWSEAFDGIYRLQRKNRSRRKELGQVLKRFRDGAEALPDAAVVVQGNGQILWCNKLAHHVFGLRWPEDNGLLITNLLRHPNFIEQFNQQKLKQDVDEAVLMPSPIDRDSTIEIRMVPYALGQLLILGRDVTQMQRVNQMRKDFIANVSHELRTPLTVLQGYLEMMQDPDMGGTLPNSKAVGMMSDQCERMFNLVNQLLVLSKIEVNRDNIFEYQVDVPAMMLVLEREAEQLNFDRHHKISFDIDQNLLLYGIEDELRSAFTNLVKNAIRYTQNEGEVLVSWREHNQQACFKVTDNGDGIEELHLNRLTERFYRVDKARSRSTGGSGLGLSIVKHVLAHHQSELEINSKVGEGSCFSFCFPTDLIVHRRKNKPAL